The proteins below are encoded in one region of Sporosarcina sp. FSL K6-1508:
- a CDS encoding cysteine desulfurase family protein: MIYLDNSATTAPDEGVLTSFIEVNKRFFANPASIHLAGKEAETLLERSREQILSILGAPDGELLFTSGGTEANNLAVIGFARALHARGKHLITTKIEHPSVLHSMSYLETQGFEVDYLSVDEQGMISIQELKSKLRKDTILVSIMHVNNEIGTAQPIAECAKIIKENSRALFHSDAVQSFGKLPVSLAVDGPDALTISAHKINGLKGSGILALRKGMTPEAINYGGGQEKGIRSGTVSVADAVALAKAVRMSAIDVEQKDYRQWRNRLIKFIEPFENVSILAADKAAPHILAIAFYKVKGEVAVNFFQENGITISTSSACSSKSGTAGHVIEAIGVNGKFKNGVIRISFGKNNSEQHIVEFEQVFARFMDLLGRGNK; this comes from the coding sequence ATGATTTATTTAGACAATAGCGCTACAACGGCACCCGATGAGGGTGTACTTACATCATTCATTGAAGTGAATAAGCGCTTTTTCGCGAATCCAGCCTCTATCCATCTAGCTGGAAAGGAAGCCGAAACACTTCTTGAACGATCAAGAGAACAGATATTATCGATTCTAGGCGCACCTGACGGAGAACTTTTATTCACATCGGGCGGTACTGAAGCCAATAATTTAGCGGTTATTGGCTTCGCACGCGCGTTGCATGCAAGAGGCAAGCATCTAATCACGACAAAAATCGAGCATCCATCAGTACTTCATTCGATGAGCTATTTAGAGACACAAGGATTTGAAGTTGATTATTTGTCAGTTGATGAACAAGGAATGATTTCTATCCAAGAGTTGAAAAGCAAGCTTCGAAAAGATACAATACTTGTCAGCATCATGCATGTCAACAATGAAATCGGTACAGCACAGCCAATTGCCGAGTGCGCAAAAATCATAAAAGAAAACTCCAGAGCACTATTCCATTCGGATGCTGTTCAAAGTTTTGGTAAGCTACCTGTTTCGTTAGCAGTTGATGGCCCGGACGCACTAACAATTTCAGCCCATAAAATCAATGGCTTGAAAGGCTCGGGTATACTGGCGTTAAGAAAAGGTATGACACCGGAAGCGATTAATTATGGCGGTGGTCAGGAAAAAGGAATACGTAGTGGTACCGTATCTGTAGCAGATGCAGTGGCGCTGGCAAAGGCAGTACGGATGAGTGCAATAGATGTTGAGCAGAAGGATTATAGGCAATGGAGAAATCGCCTTATAAAGTTTATAGAGCCATTTGAAAACGTTAGTATACTCGCTGCTGATAAGGCGGCACCGCATATTTTAGCGATCGCTTTTTATAAAGTGAAGGGAGAAGTGGCTGTAAACTTCTTTCAAGAAAACGGCATAACAATTTCGACATCCAGTGCGTGTTCATCGAAAAGTGGCACTGCAGGACATGTTATAGAAGCTATAGGTGTTAATGGGAAATTTAAAAACGGTGTAATCCGTATAAGTTTTGGAAAAAATAATAGTGAACAGCATATAGTGGAATTCGAGCAAGTATTTGCACGGTTCATGGATCTGCTTGGAAGGGGAAATAAGTAA